From Rhododendron vialii isolate Sample 1 chromosome 7a, ASM3025357v1:
GGACCGAAGCAGATGCTATTTTTGAACTTGTGGACTTCCCGATGCCCCTCTCggccttggactcgatgagtTGGCACCAGACGTCGATACGGGTCATGAGGTCCTTCATGGAGCTGGGCTTGTGGCGGGCAAGGTCGTCGTAGACCTGTTCGTCTTGGGAGGTTAGGCCGAGTTTGAATCCTCGGGCCGAGATGAGACCATCACAGCCTTCTATTTCGTTAAACAACTCCCAGTAGAGACCGGCGTACTGTCGGAGTGTTTCGGCGTCTCGTTTCCGGAGAGCGAGGAGAGAATCGATTTCCTTCTCGTGTTTGTTGCTCATAACGAACCgagccatgaaggcatcacagagggaGTCGAAAGAGGAAATCGACCGTGCTGGGAGCTGGTTGAACCATGTGAGACCCAGGTTGCCGAGACTTGTAGGGAAAACCTTACATAAGAAAGTATCGTCCGAAGGCTCGTTCCGGAGAAAAGGGGACATGACGAGCTTGTACTGTACTAGATGAGTGTATGCCTCGGTCTTGCCATCGTACTTGGCAAACTTGGGCTGGGTAAATCCTTTCGGGGGTGTGATCGAGTCAATTTCTCTCATGgagggagaggtcgtgagtcttTCGACTCTGGCATCGCGGTAAGGTCAGATCGAACGGTCGAAACCGTCTGGATGCTCGGGTGCGGTGCGCTTTTTCGGTGAAAGTTGATCCAGCCTCtcatactcctttctcttcGGAACGATGCTTGATGACTTACGGGGGGAACGCTCGTGGTTTTTTTGGTTATCAAGGGGTGAAGACTTGAGGCGCTCTGTGGCTGGGCTTTTGTTTCGAGCTTCCTTAGTGGGCCTCGTGATGCTTGCGATGGATTCACGCCGTTCCCTGCCGATCCGAACCGAATGAGTGGAAGAGGCAGAGACGCTTCCTACTCCGAGTCTTTCGAAGGCGGATAATCGCCGTCGGGTTTGATTAGGAGAACAAGAACGCTCTCTATGTCTTGCTTCCCAGTTGGTTCGGCCGTCGACTGCATTTGGTGGCTCCAAACGGTCTTTGACCGAGGGTCGGGGCCGGTGTTCCACCAGGCGGCCTCCTTCGCGGCTGCGGGAAGGGCTGTGATGGTGTTTTCTCCCGCCGTGGCTTCCGGAGGATTGAGATGGAGAGATCTGCAAGAGGTGTTTTATCT
This genomic window contains:
- the LOC131332975 gene encoding uncharacterized protein LOC131332975, which codes for MREIDSITPPKGFTQPKFAKYDGKTEAYTHLVQYKLVMSPFLRNEPSDDTFLCKVFPTSLGNLGLTWFNQLPARSISSFDSLCDAFMARFVMSNKHEKEIDSLLALRKRDAETLRQYAGLYWELFNEIEGCDGLISARGFKLGLTSQDEQVYDDLARHKPSSMKDLMTRIDVWCQLIESKAERGIGKSTSSKIASASVPTPAFIPVSISKKQVNNIKQSPRKGPKPNDFNAEKTVFTILIYRIIE